Proteins encoded together in one Bacteroides zoogleoformans window:
- the cbiD gene encoding cobalt-precorrin-5B (C(1))-methyltransferase CbiD, translating to MILIFGGTTEGRISVQTLEEAGKPFYYSTKGDEQEVFLHNGIRLQGAMDAGQAIAFCHRHDIRLIVDAAHPFATQLHHTLEQVSSETGIPVIRFERIFPERDEEHITWCRDYDDAIQRIEAENIATLLVLTGVQTIGKLKPLWQNNKCYFRILDRDSSRRLAREQGFPAERLFYYRQGGDERILLQQLRPEAILTKESGMSGGFDEKVAAARQLGIRIFALCRPDTSRRFICVNGEHGLRRMVEKLLPDFFPLHSGLTTGTCATAAAVAAAWDLFNSNSAERPEEFPVVLPNGETIYVPVQPQEDTPRPVLQDDGESYRGISATVIKDAGDDPDITDGMKIVAHVAAPSCMTDALREETAREAPRIIIRGGEGVGTVTLPGLGLEPGAPAINNTPREMIKQNVRLCLERLHLAEPSLPLVVTVSIPGGEEIARRTFNPRLGIEGGISVIGTSGIVKPFSSEAFVNSIRKSMEVAKATKSPLIVISSGAKSERHIKARYPDLPPQAFVHYGNFIGETLKIADEKEVARVVLGVMIGKAVKLAEGNPDTHSKKVTMNKAFIQDIARRAGCGSETLAAIGQMTLARELWDIIPKDVLKEFGRILVEHCHRYCAPLLPNGELTVLLINENGEIYS from the coding sequence ATGATATTGATATTTGGCGGAACAACCGAAGGACGCATCTCCGTCCAAACGCTCGAAGAGGCCGGGAAACCTTTCTACTACTCTACAAAAGGAGATGAGCAGGAAGTGTTCCTGCACAACGGCATCCGTCTGCAAGGAGCCATGGATGCGGGGCAGGCCATTGCATTCTGCCACCGCCACGACATCAGACTGATAGTGGATGCGGCACATCCCTTTGCCACCCAGCTGCACCACACGCTAGAGCAAGTCTCATCGGAGACAGGTATTCCCGTCATCCGTTTTGAACGCATCTTTCCCGAACGGGATGAGGAGCACATCACTTGGTGCAGGGATTACGACGATGCCATACAGCGGATAGAGGCAGAAAACATTGCTACCTTACTCGTACTTACCGGTGTGCAAACCATCGGAAAGCTGAAACCGCTTTGGCAGAACAACAAGTGCTACTTCCGTATTCTCGACCGCGACAGCTCGCGCCGGCTTGCCCGTGAACAAGGTTTTCCTGCGGAACGTCTCTTCTACTATCGTCAGGGGGGAGACGAACGCATCTTGCTGCAACAACTGCGCCCCGAAGCCATCCTCACCAAAGAGAGCGGAATGTCAGGCGGATTCGACGAGAAGGTGGCAGCCGCCCGCCAACTGGGCATACGCATCTTCGCCCTTTGCCGCCCCGATACGTCTCGCAGGTTTATCTGTGTGAACGGTGAACACGGGCTGCGCCGCATGGTCGAGAAGCTTCTGCCCGATTTCTTCCCCCTGCACAGCGGACTGACCACCGGCACATGTGCCACCGCTGCGGCTGTGGCTGCCGCATGGGATCTCTTCAACAGCAACTCCGCAGAGCGCCCGGAAGAGTTTCCGGTGGTATTGCCCAACGGAGAAACCATTTATGTGCCCGTGCAACCTCAAGAAGATACCCCCCGGCCGGTATTGCAGGACGACGGGGAAAGTTACCGCGGAATAAGCGCCACCGTCATCAAGGATGCCGGCGACGACCCCGACATCACCGACGGGATGAAGATTGTGGCACATGTGGCCGCACCCTCCTGCATGACCGACGCTTTGCGGGAAGAGACTGCTCGAGAAGCTCCCCGCATCATCATCCGCGGCGGAGAAGGCGTAGGCACCGTCACCCTGCCGGGCTTGGGACTGGAGCCGGGCGCACCTGCCATCAACAATACGCCGCGCGAAATGATAAAGCAGAACGTCCGGCTCTGCCTTGAGCGTCTTCATTTAGCCGAACCGTCTCTTCCTTTGGTCGTCACCGTTTCCATTCCCGGAGGAGAAGAGATAGCCCGACGCACCTTCAATCCGCGCCTCGGCATCGAGGGGGGCATCTCCGTCATCGGCACGTCGGGCATCGTGAAGCCATTCTCTTCGGAAGCCTTCGTCAACTCCATTCGCAAATCGATGGAAGTGGCCAAGGCAACGAAGAGTCCGCTCATCGTCATCAGCTCCGGTGCAAAGAGCGAGCGGCACATCAAAGCCCGCTATCCCGACCTCCCGCCCCAAGCCTTTGTACATTACGGCAACTTCATCGGCGAGACTCTGAAAATAGCGGACGAGAAAGAGGTGGCCCGCGTCGTCCTCGGCGTGATGATAGGCAAGGCAGTGAAACTGGCAGAGGGGAATCCGGACACCCACAGCAAGAAAGTGACCATGAACAAGGCGTTCATTCAAGACATTGCCCGCCGGGCCGGATGCGGAAGCGAAACCCTGGCCGCCATCGGGCAAATGACGCTGGCACGCGAACTGTGGGACATCATACCGAAAGACGTCTTGAAAGAGTTCGGCAGGATACTGGTGGAGCATTGTCATCGGTATTGCGCCCCGCTGTTGCCGAACGGAGAACTGACCGTATTACTTATAAACGAAAACGGTGAGATTTACTCATGA
- a CDS encoding nucleotidyl transferase AbiEii/AbiGii toxin family protein, which translates to MINRTAITQWNRVVPWNDNAQVEQDLIISRALVAIFNDEFLASQLAFRGGTALHKLYLKPQPRYSEDIDLVQISPGPIKSIMSRLGEVLDFLPDRVTKQKRYNNTMLFRMESEIPPTIPLRLKIEINCFEHFNELGLIRIPFEMTNSWFSGKSEITTYHLNELLGTKLRALYQRKKGRDLFDLYAALSEATVDTNEILRCYNRYMAFAVKQPPTHKQFIHNMEEKMSDADFLGDTKNLLRPERPFDPQTAYGLVRLQLIDKLKE; encoded by the coding sequence ATGATAAACAGAACAGCCATTACCCAATGGAACCGGGTCGTCCCTTGGAATGACAATGCCCAGGTTGAACAAGATCTTATCATATCTCGTGCATTGGTCGCCATTTTCAATGATGAATTTCTTGCTTCGCAGCTGGCATTCAGAGGGGGTACTGCACTCCATAAACTATATCTGAAGCCGCAACCCAGATATAGTGAGGATATTGATTTGGTACAGATCTCACCGGGACCGATTAAATCGATAATGTCCAGATTAGGCGAAGTTTTGGATTTCTTGCCGGATCGGGTAACAAAACAGAAACGATACAACAACACGATGTTGTTCCGTATGGAATCGGAAATTCCCCCGACAATTCCCCTGCGACTGAAAATCGAGATAAACTGTTTTGAGCATTTCAATGAACTTGGCTTGATTAGAATCCCTTTTGAAATGACAAACAGCTGGTTTTCGGGAAAAAGCGAGATAACGACATATCACCTGAATGAGTTACTCGGGACAAAACTCAGAGCTTTGTATCAAAGGAAGAAAGGGCGTGATCTTTTCGATTTATATGCAGCTTTATCGGAAGCCACAGTGGATACGAACGAAATTCTGCGCTGCTACAATCGCTATATGGCGTTTGCCGTAAAACAACCGCCAACGCATAAGCAATTCATCCATAATATGGAAGAGAAAATGTCTGATGCCGATTTCCTGGGCGATACGAAAAACCTGCTTCGCCCGGAAAGGCCGTTTGACCCTCAAACGGCATATGGACTTGTACGCTTACAATTGATAGATAAATTAAAAGAATGA
- a CDS encoding type IV toxin-antitoxin system AbiEi family antitoxin domain-containing protein produces the protein MTIREWIRYREIGGFPTFSVEDVRLAFPAYSGQVIRNELFRLSLQGILYSAYRGFYVIIPPHYAAKRIVPPLYYIEQLMSYLNKPYYISLLNAAEILGAAHQRPQTVSVTTVEPKPSVSSTKNNSLVWVYRKEIPSDFLLSKNSETGVIHYSNAELTSIDIVQYEQHIGGLSRAATILDELTDKMDFRGASEKLFNYTSIATIQRLGYILEKVLGRDEIAEIVYTELKLYAKRFRFVPLSTHRPDADAEKDTRWKVNINTIIETDEI, from the coding sequence ATGACAATAAGAGAATGGATTCGATACAGAGAAATCGGTGGCTTCCCTACCTTTTCGGTCGAGGATGTAAGGCTGGCATTTCCTGCTTATTCGGGGCAGGTCATCAGGAATGAACTTTTCCGGTTGTCATTACAAGGCATTCTATATTCTGCATACAGAGGATTTTATGTAATCATTCCTCCACATTATGCAGCTAAAAGGATAGTCCCTCCATTATACTACATCGAGCAACTGATGTCATATCTAAACAAGCCATATTATATAAGCCTGTTGAATGCGGCAGAAATTTTAGGCGCGGCCCATCAGCGTCCGCAAACGGTATCTGTGACAACTGTAGAGCCAAAGCCATCCGTTTCATCGACAAAGAATAATTCTCTTGTCTGGGTATATCGTAAGGAGATTCCCTCCGATTTTCTGCTGTCCAAGAATTCCGAAACCGGAGTCATTCATTATTCAAATGCGGAATTAACATCCATAGACATAGTGCAATATGAGCAACATATCGGAGGACTTTCGAGGGCTGCGACCATTCTGGATGAATTGACGGACAAAATGGATTTTCGAGGAGCTTCCGAGAAACTGTTCAATTATACTTCAATTGCTACCATACAACGATTGGGATACATCCTGGAGAAGGTATTGGGCCGGGATGAGATTGCCGAAATAGTATATACGGAATTAAAATTATATGCGAAGCGTTTCAGATTTGTTCCGCTGAGTACACACAGACCTGATGCCGATGCGGAAAAGGACACCCGTTGGAAAGTAAATATTAATACGATAATAGAAACAGACGAAATATGA